Proteins encoded by one window of Spirochaeta isovalerica:
- a CDS encoding ABC transporter permease, with the protein MSDRTLSRKMIPATKKRSQALDVWKRLRKSNSAIAGLILIFIFLCLAVFAPLIADYENDALKMNIIERLQSPGADHWFGTDEMGRDIFARIVYGTRISLFVGVISVSIALTLGGTLGAIAGYYGGKIDNIIMRTLDILLAIPTILLAITIVAALGASILNLMIAVGISNIPGFARVVRAAVLSVKDQEFIEAARAIGSRDHTIILKHVLPNSMAPIIVFATLKVASAIMATASLSFIGLGIQPPTPEWGSMLAGGRAYIRDNMYIVLYPGLAIVLTVLSLNLIGDGLRDALDPKLK; encoded by the coding sequence ATGAGCGACAGGACATTGAGCCGGAAAATGATACCGGCCACAAAAAAAAGAAGCCAGGCTCTCGATGTATGGAAAAGACTGAGAAAAAGCAACTCCGCCATTGCCGGGCTTATTCTCATCTTCATTTTTCTCTGCCTCGCCGTTTTCGCGCCGCTGATAGCCGATTACGAGAACGATGCCCTGAAGATGAATATCATTGAACGACTCCAGTCTCCCGGTGCGGACCACTGGTTTGGAACCGATGAAATGGGGCGGGATATCTTCGCCAGAATCGTCTACGGAACGAGGATCTCTCTTTTCGTCGGTGTCATTTCCGTCAGCATCGCTTTAACTCTCGGCGGGACACTGGGGGCAATAGCCGGGTATTACGGGGGAAAGATAGATAATATTATCATGAGAACCCTGGATATTCTGCTGGCCATCCCGACGATTCTTCTGGCCATAACGATTGTGGCGGCCCTGGGGGCGAGCATTCTCAATCTGATGATAGCCGTGGGGATTTCCAATATTCCGGGATTTGCAAGAGTCGTCCGCGCCGCGGTTCTCAGCGTTAAGGATCAGGAATTCATCGAGGCGGCCAGAGCGATCGGGAGCCGGGACCATACGATTATTCTTAAGCACGTCCTCCCGAACTCCATGGCGCCGATTATCGTTTTTGCCACTTTAAAAGTTGCTTCGGCCATTATGGCCACGGCTTCTCTCAGTTTTATCGGACTGGGGATTCAGCCTCCCACTCCCGAGTGGGGAAGCATGCTGGCAGGCGGACGGGCTTACATCCGCGACAATATGTACATTGTCCTTTATCCCGGTCTGGCCATTGTTCTCACGGTTCTGTCGTTGAACCTTATCGGTGACGGCTTGAGAGACGCTCTCGACCCCAAATTAAAATAG
- a CDS encoding ABC transporter ATP-binding protein produces the protein MKETVLKVENLEVRYVTEDGIVQAVNGIDISVEKGSTLGLVGETGAGKTTTALSVLRLIPDPPGEVVSGKIELDGKALMELPESKMEKIRGGLVSMIFQDPMTALNPVLKVGDQIAEAIKIHQQLSQDKALQKAREMLEMVGIPGGRMNEYPHQFSGGMKQRVVIAIALSCSPKLLIADEPTTALDVTIQAQVLELMKELKEKMDMAMIMITHDLGVVAEVCDNVAIMYAGRIVEQGTLEEIFNNTKHPYTEGLFLSIPNIDDRKAELKPIRGLMSDPFNLPPGCSFCDRCDYAMDKCASEKPEKVRFSPDHFVECHLYPDNKEFQLKGGKG, from the coding sequence ATGAAAGAAACGGTACTGAAAGTAGAAAATCTGGAAGTGCGATATGTGACGGAGGACGGTATCGTTCAGGCCGTGAACGGAATCGATATTTCCGTGGAGAAGGGCAGTACCCTCGGACTGGTGGGCGAAACCGGAGCGGGAAAAACGACGACGGCTCTGTCAGTCCTCAGGCTGATTCCCGATCCCCCGGGAGAAGTTGTTTCCGGAAAGATCGAGCTGGACGGCAAAGCTCTGATGGAATTGCCCGAATCGAAGATGGAGAAAATCCGCGGCGGTCTGGTCTCCATGATTTTTCAGGATCCCATGACGGCTCTCAATCCCGTGCTCAAGGTTGGTGATCAGATCGCTGAAGCGATAAAAATTCATCAGCAGCTCTCTCAGGACAAAGCCCTGCAGAAAGCCCGGGAAATGCTGGAGATGGTGGGTATACCCGGCGGCAGGATGAATGAATATCCCCATCAGTTTTCCGGAGGGATGAAACAGCGCGTTGTTATCGCCATCGCTTTGTCCTGCAGCCCCAAGCTTCTTATCGCCGATGAACCCACGACGGCTCTGGACGTCACGATCCAGGCTCAGGTGCTCGAGCTGATGAAAGAGCTGAAAGAGAAAATGGATATGGCCATGATCATGATCACTCATGACCTGGGCGTTGTGGCGGAAGTCTGCGACAATGTCGCTATCATGTATGCCGGCCGGATCGTCGAGCAGGGGACGCTCGAGGAGATTTTCAACAACACGAAACACCCCTATACGGAAGGGCTTTTTCTCTCCATCCCTAATATCGATGACCGGAAAGCGGAACTCAAACCGATACGGGGACTCATGTCCGATCCCTTCAATCTTCCCCCGGGGTGTTCCTTCTGCGACAGATGCGATTACGCCATGGACAAGTGCGCCTCTGAAAAACCGGAGAAAGTCCGCTTCTCCCCGGATCATTTCGTGGAATGCCATCTCTACCCGGACAATAAAGAATTTCAGCTCAAAGGCGGGAAAGGATGA
- a CDS encoding ABC transporter ATP-binding protein, which yields MKDKEVLLQVRNLKKYFDTPKGKLHAVDDITFDLQKGKTLGLVGESGCGKSTTGRVILRLLEATEGDIIYNGKNIHELSPKDMRELRKEIQIIFQDPFSSLDPRMTVSEIIEEPIKLNKLIRDRKKRFERVLELMDLVGLSRRLMNTYPHELDGGRRQRIGIARALALDTKFIVCDEPVSALDVSIQAQILNLLKELQKKLDLTYIFITHDLSVVNHFSDDIAVMYLGKLIEKARAEELFSNPVHPYTKALLSAIPRPTLEKKGEKIILKGEISSPINPEDNCRFANRCPFAEDVCRKSEPPLRESGENHFVACHLF from the coding sequence ATGAAAGATAAGGAAGTACTGCTCCAGGTCAGAAACCTGAAAAAATATTTCGATACCCCCAAAGGGAAGCTCCACGCCGTGGATGATATCACCTTCGATCTTCAGAAAGGGAAAACGCTGGGGCTTGTGGGAGAGTCGGGCTGCGGAAAATCGACGACCGGCCGGGTCATTCTCCGCCTTCTCGAAGCGACTGAAGGGGATATCATTTATAACGGGAAAAATATCCATGAGCTCTCACCGAAAGATATGCGGGAACTGAGAAAGGAGATCCAGATCATCTTTCAGGATCCCTTTTCCTCTCTTGACCCCAGAATGACAGTCAGCGAAATCATTGAAGAGCCTATCAAGTTGAATAAACTGATTAGAGACAGGAAGAAGCGTTTTGAGCGCGTTCTCGAATTAATGGATCTGGTCGGACTGTCTCGTCGTTTGATGAACACCTATCCCCATGAGCTGGACGGGGGACGGCGGCAGCGAATCGGAATCGCCCGGGCTCTGGCTCTCGACACGAAATTTATTGTATGCGACGAGCCGGTTTCCGCACTGGACGTATCCATTCAGGCTCAGATTCTCAATCTGCTGAAGGAGCTGCAGAAAAAACTCGATCTCACTTATATTTTTATCACTCACGATTTGTCTGTTGTTAACCACTTCTCAGATGATATTGCTGTTATGTATCTGGGGAAACTGATTGAAAAAGCCAGGGCTGAGGAATTGTTCAGCAATCCTGTCCATCCCTATACGAAAGCTCTGCTGTCAGCGATTCCCAGACCGACTCTGGAAAAGAAAGGGGAGAAAATTATTCTCAAGGGCGAAATTTCATCTCCCATCAACCCGGAGGATAACTGTCGTTTCGCAAACCGTTGTCCTTTTGCTGAAGATGTGTGCCGGAAAAGCGAACCTCCCTTAAGGGAATCGGGAGAGAATCACTTCGTCGCCTGCCATCTTTTCTGA
- a CDS encoding Pr6Pr family membrane protein, producing the protein MNRLNKAITILLLATAIPAISYRFIEAASWADRLDLLGYFTIQSNILVILLVALQAGGRKITTAKLPVGAAIIITGLIYQLLLRQTWSPQGVSALVSNINHGSTTVLYLLWLCTDSYRTRISWKEIWKVIPYPAGYCLFGVFEAFYRTRPIRYFFLDIRRNGWASFSFWFAGLTGLFLLAGALVIALSRMENQKRWQATK; encoded by the coding sequence ATGAACAGATTGAACAAAGCTATAACAATTCTGCTGCTCGCGACAGCGATTCCCGCTATTTCCTACCGGTTTATCGAAGCCGCGTCATGGGCAGACCGCCTGGACCTCCTCGGTTACTTTACCATCCAGTCCAATATCCTTGTGATTCTCCTAGTGGCTCTTCAAGCAGGAGGCCGCAAGATAACAACAGCAAAACTGCCAGTCGGCGCCGCCATCATCATTACGGGTCTCATCTACCAGCTATTGCTCAGGCAGACATGGAGTCCCCAAGGCGTTTCGGCTCTTGTCAGCAATATCAATCACGGTTCGACAACAGTGCTGTATCTCTTGTGGCTCTGCACAGACTCCTACAGGACCCGTATCTCGTGGAAAGAAATCTGGAAAGTCATTCCCTACCCTGCGGGATACTGTCTTTTCGGCGTATTTGAAGCTTTCTACAGGACAAGGCCTATCCGCTACTTCTTTCTCGATATCCGCCGGAACGGATGGGCCTCTTTCTCCTTCTGGTTCGCCGGACTGACGGGTCTGTTTCTTCTGGCCGGAGCTCTGGTCATAGCTCTCAGCCGGATGGAAAATCAGAAAAGATGGCAGGCGACGAAGTGA
- a CDS encoding CoA-binding protein produces the protein MKKNKRPAIDKFFASKKYAIAGVSRNPHKFGTAIVRELAGKNIDVVGVNPHMTEVEGKPCFAAVSDLPGDVDALITTVKPEVTLSVVQAAYEKGIANLWMQQGSQSDEAIAFAESKGMNVIYKECVMMYCEPVESIHKFHRGMKKLFGGYHK, from the coding sequence ATGAAAAAAAACAAGAGACCTGCCATCGACAAATTCTTTGCATCAAAAAAATATGCCATAGCCGGCGTGTCCAGAAATCCTCACAAATTCGGTACGGCTATCGTCAGGGAACTGGCGGGTAAGAACATCGATGTCGTAGGTGTTAATCCTCATATGACAGAAGTGGAAGGGAAACCCTGTTTTGCTGCTGTCTCCGATCTCCCCGGTGATGTCGATGCTCTTATCACAACGGTTAAACCGGAGGTCACCTTATCTGTTGTTCAGGCCGCCTACGAGAAGGGCATTGCCAATTTATGGATGCAGCAGGGCTCCCAGTCCGATGAAGCCATAGCATTCGCCGAATCAAAGGGAATGAATGTCATCTATAAAGAATGTGTCATGATGTACTGCGAACCGGTAGAGTCGATTCACAAATTCCACAGAGGGATGAAAAAGCTATTCGGTGGATATCACAAGTGA
- a CDS encoding YcxB family protein — translation MKYKVDLNYSTGLIARTTLSYLNKSMGWSFYTAMGISLLITLFLYFSGNRTVLLPVFLGVLILGVLIYLRMFAFYFSGANGEYKKLRGSRISATIRENGITFGTGGETLRWKDLSKFSNTDEAFLFFVTKDKYIICPSSDIDEETRSFIFEKLDEFRISRQ, via the coding sequence ATGAAGTATAAAGTGGATTTGAATTACTCTACAGGCTTAATTGCCAGGACGACATTATCATACCTTAACAAGTCGATGGGATGGTCATTCTATACGGCCATGGGCATATCACTGTTAATTACCCTTTTTTTGTATTTTTCCGGAAACCGCACTGTATTATTGCCGGTTTTTCTTGGAGTTCTCATACTCGGAGTTCTCATTTATCTGAGAATGTTTGCTTTTTATTTCAGCGGAGCAAATGGAGAATATAAAAAGTTACGAGGTTCCCGAATCAGCGCGACCATAAGGGAGAACGGAATTACTTTCGGAACCGGAGGCGAAACTCTCCGCTGGAAGGATCTCTCAAAATTCAGTAACACTGATGAGGCTTTTCTTTTTTTTGTAACTAAAGACAAATACATCATCTGTCCGTCATCGGATATTGATGAGGAGACCCGAAGTTTTATTTTTGAAAAACTGGACGAATTCAGAATCAGTCGTCAATAA